The Salvelinus fontinalis isolate EN_2023a chromosome 24, ASM2944872v1, whole genome shotgun sequence genome has a segment encoding these proteins:
- the LOC129822119 gene encoding RNA-binding protein 7-like, producing the protein MGVADETDRTLFVGNLDPKVTEELLFELFLQAGPLFKVKIPKDNDGKQKAFGFVCFKHEVSVPYGMNLLNGETLFGRTLKVQFRAGSSHINSPGHSQNQSPVNTPNPHGAVGRFDKSLDQMGSPSFSPSQHIQRSVSSPDSLQRQAMINNMWQVQMQQLQGVNGGFPAGLLGQPPPQQLQPQSGGGGGSWQLDSSSQRGNRQGYQQDSSSHYVRDQRYPGGSDDTGSNRHHRSQRDDQRGEHYNHDDRSGSSGGNRSRDDRWRDGSRDGRWRRY; encoded by the exons ATGGGAGTAGCGGATGAAACAGACAGGACTCTCTTTGTTGGAAATTTGGATCCAAAAGTGACGGAGGAACTTTTATTCGAGCTATTTTTACAG GCAGGACCTCTGTTCAAAGTGAAAATCCCAAAAGACAATGATGGAAAACAGAAAGCGTTTGGATTTGTCTGTTTCAAACATGAGGTGTCCGTACCCTATGGCATGAACCTGCTCAATGGGGAAACTCTATTCGGGAGGACTCTCAAAGTACAGTTCAGAGCAG GAAGCAGTCACATTAATAGTCCAGGGCACTCTCAGAATCAAAGCCCTGTGAATACTCCCAATCCACATGGGGCTGTGGGCAG GTTTGACAAGAGCCTAGACCAGATGGGTTCACCATCATTTTCACCTTCTCAGCACATCCAGAGGTCCGTCTCCTCTCCTGATAGTCTGCAGAGACAGGCCATG ATTAACAACATGTGGCAGGTCCAGATGCAGCAGCTCCAGGGGGTGAATGGAGGCTTCCCAGCTGGTCTTCTGGGGCAGCCACCACCACAACAGCTACAGCCACagagtggtggaggtggtgggtcctggcaactggacagCTCCTCACAGCGAGGCAACAGGCAGGGGTAccagcaggacagcagcagccACTACGTCAGGGACCAGCGGTACCCAGGAGGCTCTGATGACACCGGCTCCAACCGCCACCATCGCAGCCAGCGAGATGACCAGCGAGGTGAACACTATAACCATGACGACAGGAGCGGGAGCAGTGGAGGCAACCGTAGCAGAGATGACAGGTGGAGGGACGGCTCCAGAGATGGCCGGTGGAGACGATACTGA